A genomic window from Streptomyces sp. NBC_00234 includes:
- a CDS encoding excalibur calcium-binding protein, which yields MNCRTAVAGIALAFSSVLPLSGVAFAQDLNCIDFRYQEDAQAEFNRDPSDPNRLDEDRGLDDQIACEWLPRRSTASPQSVAPTATPQSVAPTATPELVNPTSTTRPASPSASPTAVPSRGSQGGLGGASTSTDDETGFGLALAIGGAAGAVGYTLTRRRRH from the coding sequence GTGAACTGTCGTACCGCTGTGGCAGGCATAGCGCTGGCTTTCTCTTCCGTCCTCCCTCTCTCCGGAGTCGCGTTCGCGCAGGATCTCAACTGCATCGACTTCCGCTACCAGGAAGACGCGCAGGCCGAGTTCAACAGAGACCCGAGCGACCCGAACCGTCTCGACGAGGACCGGGGCCTGGACGACCAGATCGCCTGTGAGTGGCTGCCCCGCCGCAGCACCGCGTCCCCGCAGTCGGTCGCGCCCACGGCGACCCCCCAGTCGGTCGCGCCCACCGCCACCCCCGAGCTGGTGAACCCCACCTCCACGACCCGGCCCGCCAGCCCGAGCGCCAGTCCCACCGCGGTGCCGTCGCGGGGATCGCAGGGTGGCCTCGGCGGCGCCTCGACGTCGACCGATGACGAGACCGGTTTCGGCCTCGCCCTCGCGATCGGCGGAGCCGCCGGAGCTGTCGGCTACACGCTCACCCGGCGTCGCCGTCACTGA
- a CDS encoding NAD(P)-dependent oxidoreductase produces the protein MRITVFGAAGNVGTRVVAEALARGHRVTAVVRDAARFAALHPGATHRTGDAGNPEQVTELSAGQDLVVNATRPAPGREDEHAAVSRALLSGLDRTGVRLIVVGGAGSLTVPGTRGVLAIDDPAYVPTAWRHIALASNAQFDAVRTTGTDVDWTYLSPSALLEPGRRTGTFRLGTDELLVDAEGTSSLSMEDLAVALLDEAEHPEHHRSRFTAGY, from the coding sequence ATGCGCATCACCGTCTTCGGCGCAGCCGGAAACGTAGGCACCCGCGTGGTCGCCGAAGCCCTGGCCCGAGGCCACCGGGTCACGGCCGTCGTCCGCGACGCCGCCCGCTTCGCCGCCCTGCACCCCGGCGCCACCCACCGCACCGGCGACGCCGGAAACCCGGAGCAGGTGACCGAGCTGAGCGCCGGGCAGGATCTCGTGGTCAACGCGACCCGTCCCGCCCCCGGCCGCGAGGACGAACACGCGGCCGTCAGCCGGGCGTTACTCTCCGGCCTCGACCGCACCGGCGTCCGGCTGATCGTCGTCGGCGGAGCGGGCAGCCTGACGGTGCCCGGCACCCGGGGCGTTCTCGCGATCGACGACCCGGCCTACGTACCCACCGCCTGGCGGCACATCGCGCTGGCCTCCAACGCCCAGTTCGACGCCGTCCGCACGACCGGGACAGACGTCGACTGGACGTATCTGAGCCCGAGCGCCCTCCTGGAGCCGGGCCGCAGGACCGGCACCTTCAGGCTCGGCACGGACGAACTCCTGGTCGACGCCGAGGGCACCTCGTCCCTCTCCATGGAGGACTTGGCGGTGGCGCTCCTGGACGAGGCCGAACACCCCGAGCACCACCGCTCCCGCTTCACCGCCGGGTACTGA
- the groL gene encoding chaperonin GroEL (60 kDa chaperone family; promotes refolding of misfolded polypeptides especially under stressful conditions; forms two stacked rings of heptamers to form a barrel-shaped 14mer; ends can be capped by GroES; misfolded proteins enter the barrel where they are refolded when GroES binds) — protein MAKIIAFDEEARRGLERGMNQLADAVKVTLGPKGRNVVLEKKWGAPTITNDGVSIAKEIELEDPYEKIGAELVKEVAKKTDDVAGDGTTTATVLAQALVREGLRNVAAGANPMALKRGIEKAVEAVSAALLEQAKDVETKEQIASTASISAADTEIGAKIAEAMDKVGKEGVITVEESQTFGLELELTEGMRFDKGYISAYFATDMERMETSFDDPYILIVNSKISNVKDLLPLLEKVMQSGKPLLIIAEDVEGEALSTLVVNKIRGTFKSVAVKAPGFGDRRKAMLGDIAILTGGTVISEEVGLKLENAGLDLLGSARKVVITKDETTIVDGAGESDQVQGRVKQIRAEIENSDSDYDREKLQERLAKLAGGVAVIKAGAATEVELKERKHRIEDAVRNAKAAVEEGIVAGGGVALLQATAVFEKLDLTGDEATGANAVKLALEAPLKQIAVNGGLEGGVVVEKVRNLPIGHGLNAATGEYVDMIAEGIIDPAKVTRSALQNAASIAALFLTTEAVIADKPEKAGAAAPGGMPGGDMDF, from the coding sequence ATGGCCAAGATCATCGCGTTCGACGAGGAGGCACGGCGCGGTCTCGAGCGCGGGATGAACCAGCTCGCCGACGCCGTCAAGGTCACCCTCGGCCCCAAGGGCCGTAACGTCGTCCTCGAGAAGAAGTGGGGCGCGCCCACGATCACCAACGATGGTGTTTCCATCGCCAAGGAGATCGAGCTCGAGGACCCGTACGAGAAGATCGGTGCGGAGCTGGTCAAGGAGGTCGCCAAGAAGACGGACGACGTCGCCGGCGACGGTACGACCACCGCCACCGTTCTCGCCCAGGCTCTCGTCCGCGAGGGTCTGCGCAACGTCGCCGCGGGTGCCAACCCGATGGCTCTGAAGCGTGGCATCGAGAAGGCCGTCGAGGCCGTCTCCGCCGCTCTGCTGGAGCAGGCGAAGGACGTGGAGACCAAGGAGCAGATCGCTTCGACCGCCTCCATCTCCGCTGCTGACACCGAGATCGGCGCCAAGATCGCCGAGGCTATGGACAAGGTCGGCAAGGAAGGCGTCATCACCGTCGAGGAGTCCCAGACCTTCGGTCTGGAGCTGGAGCTCACCGAGGGTATGCGCTTCGACAAGGGCTACATCTCGGCGTACTTCGCCACCGACATGGAGCGTATGGAGACGTCGTTCGACGACCCGTACATCCTGATCGTCAACTCCAAGATCAGCAACGTGAAGGACCTCCTTCCGCTGCTCGAGAAGGTCATGCAGTCGGGTAAGCCGCTGCTGATCATCGCGGAGGACGTCGAGGGCGAGGCCCTGTCGACCCTGGTCGTCAACAAGATCCGTGGCACCTTCAAGTCCGTCGCCGTCAAGGCTCCGGGCTTCGGTGACCGCCGCAAGGCCATGCTCGGCGACATCGCCATCCTCACCGGTGGCACCGTCATCTCCGAGGAGGTCGGTCTCAAGCTGGAGAACGCCGGCCTGGACCTGCTCGGCAGCGCCCGCAAGGTCGTCATCACCAAGGACGAGACGACGATCGTCGACGGTGCCGGCGAGAGCGACCAGGTTCAGGGTCGCGTCAAGCAGATCCGTGCCGAGATCGAGAACTCCGACTCGGACTACGACCGCGAGAAGCTCCAGGAGCGCCTCGCGAAGCTGGCCGGCGGCGTGGCCGTCATCAAGGCCGGCGCCGCGACCGAGGTCGAGCTCAAGGAGCGCAAGCACCGCATCGAGGACGCGGTGCGCAACGCCAAGGCCGCCGTCGAGGAGGGCATCGTCGCCGGTGGTGGCGTGGCTCTGCTCCAGGCCACGGCCGTCTTCGAGAAGCTCGACCTGACCGGTGACGAGGCCACGGGCGCCAACGCCGTGAAGCTCGCGCTGGAGGCCCCGCTCAAGCAGATCGCCGTCAACGGTGGTCTCGAGGGTGGAGTCGTCGTCGAGAAGGTGCGCAACCTGCCGATCGGTCACGGCCTCAACGCCGCGACCGGTGAGTACGTCGACATGATCGCCGAGGGCATCATCGACCCGGCGAAGGTCACGCGCTCCGCTCTGCAGAACGCCGCGTCCATCGCCGCGCTCTTCCTCACCACCGAGGCCGTCATCGCCGACAAGCCCGAGAAGGCCGGCGCTGCTGCCCCGGGCGGCATGCCGGGCGGTGACATGGACTTCTGA
- a CDS encoding RICIN domain-containing protein, with protein MFAPLLTAALTVALLVPTSQVTAFASPAQEDPRFVLRSNESRRCLDTDGSTLAVLGCDGSDSQLWMANDDGQFENVGTGVCLHSDEAGTVSPGECLDLPLLTWRPHTYERVVNAGTGFCLAARGRDVFSTTCGDDPGQTWTLVHRAV; from the coding sequence GTGTTCGCACCCCTGCTCACCGCCGCCCTGACCGTCGCGCTGCTGGTGCCGACGTCCCAGGTAACGGCCTTCGCCTCCCCCGCCCAGGAGGATCCCCGCTTCGTCCTCCGGAGCAACGAGAGCCGCCGCTGTCTCGACACCGACGGCTCGACGCTCGCCGTGCTCGGCTGCGACGGCTCCGACTCCCAGCTGTGGATGGCGAACGACGACGGCCAGTTCGAGAACGTCGGCACGGGCGTCTGTCTGCACAGCGACGAGGCCGGGACCGTCTCCCCCGGGGAGTGCCTGGACCTCCCCCTCCTGACGTGGAGGCCGCACACGTACGAGCGGGTCGTCAACGCGGGGACGGGCTTCTGCCTCGCCGCGCGGGGCCGGGACGTCTTCTCCACGACGTGCGGGGACGACCCCGGCCAGACCTGGACGCTCGTTCACCGAGCGGTCTGA
- a CDS encoding EamA family transporter: MSTTRTTPVTRTTPGTTRTRRPVAQDPRTSTPAPVSTKAALGIAALAAVGPATWGTTYVTTTELLPPDRPLLAAALRALPAGLILLALTRRLPRGDWWWKAAVLGLLNFGAFFPLLFFGAYRLPGGVASTVSAVMPLLVAGFGAGVLKVRPTRRTLVAGLVGVLGVGLLVLRGSAEVDLAGIVAMLTATVLMALAVVLSKRWGRPEGVSLLALTGWQLTAGGLVLAPIALTAEGLPDHFTGANIAGYAYLGLIGTAVAYALWFRGIERLPASSVSFLGLTNPVVATLAGLLLLGQTLTAWQIGGLALVIASVLVGQNLRPARRRTPPDA, translated from the coding sequence ATGTCCACCACCCGCACCACACCCGTCACTCGCACCACGCCCGGCACCACCCGGACCCGGCGCCCGGTCGCCCAGGACCCCCGGACCTCCACTCCCGCCCCCGTCTCCACCAAGGCCGCCCTGGGCATCGCCGCCCTCGCCGCCGTCGGACCCGCCACCTGGGGCACCACCTACGTCACGACCACCGAGCTCCTTCCCCCCGACCGCCCCTTGCTCGCAGCGGCCCTGCGCGCCCTGCCCGCCGGGCTCATCCTGCTCGCCCTCACCCGGCGCCTGCCGCGCGGCGACTGGTGGTGGAAGGCGGCCGTGCTCGGACTGCTCAACTTCGGGGCGTTCTTCCCGCTGCTGTTCTTCGGCGCCTACCGCCTGCCCGGCGGCGTCGCCTCGACGGTCAGCGCGGTCATGCCACTTCTGGTCGCCGGATTCGGAGCCGGCGTGCTCAAGGTCCGGCCCACCCGCCGCACCCTGGTCGCCGGGCTCGTCGGGGTCCTGGGCGTCGGGCTGCTCGTGCTGCGCGGGAGCGCCGAGGTGGACCTCGCGGGGATCGTGGCCATGCTGACGGCCACGGTGCTGATGGCCCTCGCCGTCGTCCTGAGCAAGCGGTGGGGCCGCCCCGAGGGCGTCTCGCTGCTCGCCCTCACGGGCTGGCAGCTGACCGCCGGCGGCCTGGTGCTGGCGCCGATCGCGCTCACCGCCGAGGGCCTGCCCGACCACTTCACCGGCGCGAACATCGCGGGCTACGCCTACCTCGGCCTGATCGGCACAGCGGTCGCGTACGCCCTGTGGTTCCGCGGCATCGAACGCCTCCCGGCCTCCTCCGTCTCCTTCCTCGGCCTGACGAACCCGGTCGTCGCCACGCTCGCCGGGCTGCTCCTCCTGGGACAGACCCTGACCGCCTGGCAGATCGGCGGCCTGGCCCTGGTGATCGCGAGTGTCCTGGTCGGCCAGAACCTCCGCCCGGCCCGGCGGCGCACGCCCCCGGACGCCTGA
- a CDS encoding DUF1330 domain-containing protein, with amino-acid sequence MPAYVIARLQGAAPHPDIADYIERIPGTFEPYGGRFLVHVTPHEVLEGSWSGAVVMIGFPGIAEARAWWDSPAYQEIAPLRSRHIEGDIILIEGVPEGYDATNTAKAVREALPAE; translated from the coding sequence ATGCCCGCCTACGTCATCGCCCGCCTTCAGGGCGCCGCCCCGCACCCGGACATCGCCGACTACATCGAGCGCATCCCCGGCACCTTCGAGCCGTACGGCGGACGCTTCCTCGTGCACGTCACGCCCCACGAGGTGCTGGAGGGCAGCTGGTCCGGGGCCGTCGTGATGATCGGGTTCCCCGGGATCGCGGAGGCGCGCGCCTGGTGGGACTCGCCCGCGTACCAGGAGATCGCACCGCTGCGCTCGCGGCACATCGAGGGCGACATCATCCTGATCGAAGGCGTTCCCGAGGGCTACGACGCGACCAATACCGCGAAGGCGGTACGGGAGGCCCTGCCGGCCGAGTAG
- a CDS encoding MarR family winged helix-turn-helix transcriptional regulator: MSEREADRQPGAEADAIDELRAQWRRERPDMGLDGLDAMALVGRIKRADHLLSKGMKPVFAEHGLEFAEFDVLATLRRVGAPHELTAGGLLKSAMVTSGAITNRLDKLERKGLIERLPDPADRRAIRVRLTDAGLDLVDRAVVDHVANEERMLAGLTTEDRRALDQALRRLLMSLGDTHLG; encoded by the coding sequence ATGAGCGAGCGTGAGGCGGACCGGCAGCCCGGTGCGGAGGCCGATGCCATCGACGAGCTGCGCGCCCAGTGGCGCCGCGAACGTCCGGACATGGGCCTCGACGGACTGGACGCGATGGCCCTGGTGGGCCGCATCAAGCGAGCCGACCACCTGTTGAGCAAGGGCATGAAGCCGGTCTTCGCCGAACACGGTCTGGAATTCGCCGAGTTCGACGTGCTCGCCACGCTGCGCCGGGTCGGCGCCCCGCACGAACTCACCGCGGGCGGTCTCCTGAAGTCCGCGATGGTGACCTCCGGCGCGATCACCAACCGCCTCGACAAACTGGAACGCAAGGGCCTGATCGAGCGGCTCCCCGACCCCGCCGACCGCCGGGCCATCCGCGTCCGCCTCACCGACGCGGGCCTGGACCTGGTCGACCGTGCCGTGGTCGACCACGTGGCGAACGAGGAACGGATGCTGGCGGGTCTGACGACCGAGGACCGGCGGGCGCTCGATCAGGCGTTGCGGCGCTTGCTGATGTCCCTGGGGGACACGCACCTGGGCTGA